The Euphorbia lathyris chromosome 2, ddEupLath1.1, whole genome shotgun sequence genome includes a window with the following:
- the LOC136217093 gene encoding protein REVEILLE 3 isoform X2: MVSLNPNPSPGFYFFDPMSMGLPGLNSLPMQQMTSSTTTPVNSTGGNSASSSGANATAFSDDPNKKIRKPYTITKSRESWTEQEHDKFLEALQLFDRDWKKIEAFVGSKTVIQIRSHAQKYFLKVQKNGTSEHVPPPRPKRKAAHPYPQKAPKNTPLVPQVTAPFQAPSASLDPAQVYRSDSSSVIGNPLTGGTLTSWSYNSMAPVTVSQATKEDVGLAVSKVGNNCCYSSSNESTPKTRQTCEITDLDEQGKPMRVMPDFAQVYSFIGSVFDPHSGDHLQRLKQMDPINLETVLLLMRNLSVNLTSPKFEDHRQLLASYDVETEKPKSDCHTSAAETRLSLQLQLK, from the exons ATGGTGTCTTTGAACCCCAACCCATCTCCGGGGTTTTACTTCTTCGATCCCATGTCTATGGGACTTCCTGGTCTCAATTCTCTGCCGATGCAGCAGATGACTTCTTCTACTACTACTCCTGTTAATTCTACCGGCGGTAATTCTGCGAGTAGTTCTGGTGCTAATGCGACGGCGTTTTCCGATGACCCGAATAAGAAGATTCGGAAGCCTTATACTATTACTAAGTCTAGAGAGAGCTGGACGGAACAGGAACACGATAAGTTTCTTGAGGCTCTTCAACT GTTTGACCGTGATTGGAAGAAAATTGAAGCATTTGTTGGATCAAAGACAGTCATCCAG ATACGTAGCCATGCACAGAAGTATTTTCTTAAGGTTCAGAAGAATGGAACCAGTGAACATGTACCTCCTCCTCGGCCAAAGAGAAAAGCAGCTCATCCATACCCTCAGAAGGCACCTAAAAATA CTCCACTTGTACCTCAAGTGACTGCTCCATTTCAAGCTCCATCTGCTTCACTTGATCCGGCGCAGGTTTATAGATCAGATTCATCATCGGTTATTGGGAACCCATTGACTGGTGGAACTTTGACATCATGGAGTTATAACTCCATGGCACCAGTTACTGTGTCTCAAGCGACAAAAG AGGATGTGGGATTGGCGGTCTCTAAAGTTGGAAATAATTGTTGCTATAGTAGCAGCAATGAAAGCACCCCAAAGACTAGGCAAACTTGTGAAATAACCGACCTCGATGAACAGGGCAAACCAATGAGAG TTATGCCAGATTTTGCTCAGGTGTACAGCTTCATTGGGAGCGTCTTTGACCCGCATTCTGGTGACCATTTGCAGAGGTTAAAGCAGATGGACCCAATAAATTTGGAAACT GTATTGTTGTTGATGAGAAACCTCTCGGTTAATTTGACAAGTCCCAAGTTTGAAGACCAC AGACAGTTGCTAGCGTCTTATGATGTGGAGACTGAGAAGCCGAAATCTGATTGCCATACCAGTGCTGCTGAAACCCGACTTTCTCTCCAGCTCCAACTGAAGTGA
- the LOC136217093 gene encoding protein REVEILLE 5 isoform X1 yields the protein MVSLNPNPSPGFYFFDPMSMGLPGLNSLPMQQMTSSTTTPVNSTGGNSASSSGANATAFSDDPNKKIRKPYTITKSRESWTEQEHDKFLEALQLFDRDWKKIEAFVGSKTVIQIRSHAQKYFLKVQKNGTSEHVPPPRPKRKAAHPYPQKAPKNSQCAPLVPQVTAPFQAPSASLDPAQVYRSDSSSVIGNPLTGGTLTSWSYNSMAPVTVSQATKEDVGLAVSKVGNNCCYSSSNESTPKTRQTCEITDLDEQGKPMRVMPDFAQVYSFIGSVFDPHSGDHLQRLKQMDPINLETVLLLMRNLSVNLTSPKFEDHRQLLASYDVETEKPKSDCHTSAAETRLSLQLQLK from the exons ATGGTGTCTTTGAACCCCAACCCATCTCCGGGGTTTTACTTCTTCGATCCCATGTCTATGGGACTTCCTGGTCTCAATTCTCTGCCGATGCAGCAGATGACTTCTTCTACTACTACTCCTGTTAATTCTACCGGCGGTAATTCTGCGAGTAGTTCTGGTGCTAATGCGACGGCGTTTTCCGATGACCCGAATAAGAAGATTCGGAAGCCTTATACTATTACTAAGTCTAGAGAGAGCTGGACGGAACAGGAACACGATAAGTTTCTTGAGGCTCTTCAACT GTTTGACCGTGATTGGAAGAAAATTGAAGCATTTGTTGGATCAAAGACAGTCATCCAG ATACGTAGCCATGCACAGAAGTATTTTCTTAAGGTTCAGAAGAATGGAACCAGTGAACATGTACCTCCTCCTCGGCCAAAGAGAAAAGCAGCTCATCCATACCCTCAGAAGGCACCTAAAAATAGTCAGTGTG CTCCACTTGTACCTCAAGTGACTGCTCCATTTCAAGCTCCATCTGCTTCACTTGATCCGGCGCAGGTTTATAGATCAGATTCATCATCGGTTATTGGGAACCCATTGACTGGTGGAACTTTGACATCATGGAGTTATAACTCCATGGCACCAGTTACTGTGTCTCAAGCGACAAAAG AGGATGTGGGATTGGCGGTCTCTAAAGTTGGAAATAATTGTTGCTATAGTAGCAGCAATGAAAGCACCCCAAAGACTAGGCAAACTTGTGAAATAACCGACCTCGATGAACAGGGCAAACCAATGAGAG TTATGCCAGATTTTGCTCAGGTGTACAGCTTCATTGGGAGCGTCTTTGACCCGCATTCTGGTGACCATTTGCAGAGGTTAAAGCAGATGGACCCAATAAATTTGGAAACT GTATTGTTGTTGATGAGAAACCTCTCGGTTAATTTGACAAGTCCCAAGTTTGAAGACCAC AGACAGTTGCTAGCGTCTTATGATGTGGAGACTGAGAAGCCGAAATCTGATTGCCATACCAGTGCTGCTGAAACCCGACTTTCTCTCCAGCTCCAACTGAAGTGA
- the LOC136217093 gene encoding protein REVEILLE 3 isoform X4, translating into MVSLNPNPSPGFYFFDPMSMGLPGLNSLPMQQMTSSTTTPVNSTGGNSASSSGANATAFSDDPNKKIRKPYTITKSRESWTEQEHDKFLEALQLFDRDWKKIEAFVGSKTVIQIRSHAQKYFLKVQKNGTSEHVPPPRPKRKAAHPYPQKAPKNSQCAPLVPQVTAPFQAPSASLDPAQVYRSDSSSVIGNPLTGGTLTSWSYNSMAPVTVSQATKEDVGLAVSKVGNNCCYSSSNESTPKTRQTCEITDLDEQGKPMRVMPDFAQVYSFIGSVFDPHSGDHLQRLKQMDPINLETVLLLMRNLSVNLTSPKFEDHV; encoded by the exons ATGGTGTCTTTGAACCCCAACCCATCTCCGGGGTTTTACTTCTTCGATCCCATGTCTATGGGACTTCCTGGTCTCAATTCTCTGCCGATGCAGCAGATGACTTCTTCTACTACTACTCCTGTTAATTCTACCGGCGGTAATTCTGCGAGTAGTTCTGGTGCTAATGCGACGGCGTTTTCCGATGACCCGAATAAGAAGATTCGGAAGCCTTATACTATTACTAAGTCTAGAGAGAGCTGGACGGAACAGGAACACGATAAGTTTCTTGAGGCTCTTCAACT GTTTGACCGTGATTGGAAGAAAATTGAAGCATTTGTTGGATCAAAGACAGTCATCCAG ATACGTAGCCATGCACAGAAGTATTTTCTTAAGGTTCAGAAGAATGGAACCAGTGAACATGTACCTCCTCCTCGGCCAAAGAGAAAAGCAGCTCATCCATACCCTCAGAAGGCACCTAAAAATAGTCAGTGTG CTCCACTTGTACCTCAAGTGACTGCTCCATTTCAAGCTCCATCTGCTTCACTTGATCCGGCGCAGGTTTATAGATCAGATTCATCATCGGTTATTGGGAACCCATTGACTGGTGGAACTTTGACATCATGGAGTTATAACTCCATGGCACCAGTTACTGTGTCTCAAGCGACAAAAG AGGATGTGGGATTGGCGGTCTCTAAAGTTGGAAATAATTGTTGCTATAGTAGCAGCAATGAAAGCACCCCAAAGACTAGGCAAACTTGTGAAATAACCGACCTCGATGAACAGGGCAAACCAATGAGAG TTATGCCAGATTTTGCTCAGGTGTACAGCTTCATTGGGAGCGTCTTTGACCCGCATTCTGGTGACCATTTGCAGAGGTTAAAGCAGATGGACCCAATAAATTTGGAAACT GTATTGTTGTTGATGAGAAACCTCTCGGTTAATTTGACAAGTCCCAAGTTTGAAGACCACGTAT AG
- the LOC136217093 gene encoding protein REVEILLE 3 isoform X3: MVSLNPNPSPGFYFFDPMSMGLPGLNSLPMQQMTSSTTTPVNSTGGNSASSSGANATAFSDDPNKKIRKPYTITKSRESWTEQEHDKFLEALQLFDRDWKKIEAFVGSKTVIQIRSHAQKYFLKVQKNGTSEHVPPPRPKRKAAHPYPQKAPKNSQCAPLVPQVTAPFQAPSASLDPAQVYRSDSSSVIGNPLTGGTLTSWSYNSMAPVTVSQATKEDVGLAVSKVGNNCCYSSSNESTPKTRQTCEITDLDEQGKPMRVMPDFAQVYSFIGSVFDPHSGDHLQRLKQMDPINLETVLLLMRNLSVNLTSPKFEDHVCANASS, translated from the exons ATGGTGTCTTTGAACCCCAACCCATCTCCGGGGTTTTACTTCTTCGATCCCATGTCTATGGGACTTCCTGGTCTCAATTCTCTGCCGATGCAGCAGATGACTTCTTCTACTACTACTCCTGTTAATTCTACCGGCGGTAATTCTGCGAGTAGTTCTGGTGCTAATGCGACGGCGTTTTCCGATGACCCGAATAAGAAGATTCGGAAGCCTTATACTATTACTAAGTCTAGAGAGAGCTGGACGGAACAGGAACACGATAAGTTTCTTGAGGCTCTTCAACT GTTTGACCGTGATTGGAAGAAAATTGAAGCATTTGTTGGATCAAAGACAGTCATCCAG ATACGTAGCCATGCACAGAAGTATTTTCTTAAGGTTCAGAAGAATGGAACCAGTGAACATGTACCTCCTCCTCGGCCAAAGAGAAAAGCAGCTCATCCATACCCTCAGAAGGCACCTAAAAATAGTCAGTGTG CTCCACTTGTACCTCAAGTGACTGCTCCATTTCAAGCTCCATCTGCTTCACTTGATCCGGCGCAGGTTTATAGATCAGATTCATCATCGGTTATTGGGAACCCATTGACTGGTGGAACTTTGACATCATGGAGTTATAACTCCATGGCACCAGTTACTGTGTCTCAAGCGACAAAAG AGGATGTGGGATTGGCGGTCTCTAAAGTTGGAAATAATTGTTGCTATAGTAGCAGCAATGAAAGCACCCCAAAGACTAGGCAAACTTGTGAAATAACCGACCTCGATGAACAGGGCAAACCAATGAGAG TTATGCCAGATTTTGCTCAGGTGTACAGCTTCATTGGGAGCGTCTTTGACCCGCATTCTGGTGACCATTTGCAGAGGTTAAAGCAGATGGACCCAATAAATTTGGAAACT GTATTGTTGTTGATGAGAAACCTCTCGGTTAATTTGACAAGTCCCAAGTTTGAAGACCACGTATGTGCGAATGCTTCATCATGA